Genomic DNA from Alkalihalobacterium alkalinitrilicum:
AATAAGGTCGAATTACAAGAACATAAGATTAGTTCTACGTTAATTCGAAATAAAATTGCTAATGGTGAAGTTGGAGAAATTGTCGAGCTGTTAGGAAGATATTATGAAGTTGAAGGTATTGTAGTTCACGGTGACAAAAGAGGACGTACGATTGGCTTTCCTACAGCCAATATAAGGTTATCGAACAGGTATATAATTCCTAAACTAGGAGTATATGCTGTTACTTTAATAGTAAATGGACAAACATATGAAGGTGTTTGCAACATAGGGTACCGTCCAACGTTTAAAGAGCAAGAAGCAGTTCCATCGATTGAGGTTTATCTGTTCGATTTTGACGATGATATTTATGATCAAAATATAACTCTTTCTTTCCATCACTTTTTACGAAGTGAAAAAAAATTCAGTTCAAAAGAAGAACTTGTTCAACAAATAAATGTTGATAAGGCGAGTACAGAAATGTTTTTCCAGGAAAATAAGGCGAAATAACTTGCATTTAAGTAAAAAAAAAGGTATTCTAATATTTGTACTAAAGTACTATTATTTTTAGAACCATTGCTTGGCAAATCGACTCACCGACGTTTTGCTAGGTAACTGGTGATTAATTTGAAGGAGGTGGATAGGATGGCACTTACACAAGAACGTAAAAACCAAATCATTAGTGAGTACAAAACTCATGAAAGTGACACTGGTTCTCCAGAAGTACAAATCGCTATCCTTACAGAGCAAATCAACACATTAAATGGGCACTTACGTACTCATAAGAAGGATCACCATTCTCGTCGTGGTCTTTTAAAAATGGTTGGACAACGTCGTAATCTTTTAACGTACTTACGTAATAAAGATGTTATACGTTACCGTAACCTTGTTGATAAGCTAGGATTACGTCGCTAATCACAAGTTAACACTTAATAAAAAGCGGGAGCATTCCCGCTTTTTTATTAGGGAAAAATATTGGATTTTTTATCCAGTTTATTGCACTTTCGATTTATTCTTTTATTTTAAGTATAAATAGGTAATAATAAAGACATATTGAAACATTTTGTTTAATGAGAGGAGTTCAAACCTGTATGGAACAAGAAAACCAAGTATTTTCTTTTGAATGGGCAGGTCGTCAATTAACTGTTGAAACGGGTCAATTAGCGAAGCAAGCAAATGGCGCTGTCATGATTAGATATGGTGACACTGCTGTACTTTCTACTGCTACTGCTTCAAAAGAGCCAAAAGATTTACCGTTTTTCCCATTGACAGTAAACTATGAAGAACGTCTTTACGCAGTGGGGAAAATTCCAGGAGGGTTTATTAAACGTGAAGGTCGTCCAAGTGAAAAAGCTATTCTTGCAAGCCGTTTAATAGATCGACCAATCCGTCCACTTTTTGCTGATGGATTTCGTAATGAAGTTCAAGTAATTAGTATTGTGATGA
This window encodes:
- the ribF gene encoding bifunctional riboflavin kinase/FAD synthetase — encoded protein: MDVISLSYPLQLKNEKPTVMALGYFDGVHIGHQKVIQTAKNTAFEKGLLTSVMTFNPHPKEVLRKPSETMMYITPLEKKIEVIEKLGVDQLFVVHFDEGFSKLTPQQFVDDFLIDMNVKHVVAGFDYSYGHLGKGNMETLPFHARGVFEQTTVNKVELQEHKISSTLIRNKIANGEVGEIVELLGRYYEVEGIVVHGDKRGRTIGFPTANIRLSNRYIIPKLGVYAVTLIVNGQTYEGVCNIGYRPTFKEQEAVPSIEVYLFDFDDDIYDQNITLSFHHFLRSEKKFSSKEELVQQINVDKASTEMFFQENKAK
- the rpsO gene encoding 30S ribosomal protein S15 → MALTQERKNQIISEYKTHESDTGSPEVQIAILTEQINTLNGHLRTHKKDHHSRRGLLKMVGQRRNLLTYLRNKDVIRYRNLVDKLGLRR